From a region of the Aeoliella mucimassa genome:
- a CDS encoding DUF1559 family PulG-like putative transporter — MTKHTLDSHDGRNGSPAGFTLVELLVVIAIIGILVALLLPAVQSAREAARRAQCQSNLRNISLAVLNYESANGHLPAAMEFPNVVDGLISPSIQSNTNFGESWVISILPYMENQPLFDSLTLRDDSTGEVVPMKSAVNLQQRGTEIPVMLCPSDSGNNRTLYIGHEGNWARGNYAGSVGLGPLYKGSVNAQTNGQLITGPNSPGWNGRNSGKGPEESIHHLVRGVMGPNASIKLRQVTDGTSNTIMVGEIRAGINERDPRGAWAFGHAGGNLVAHNGFNSDDSGPNYCGGNADDIAGQGFNCSSAEALNECMPCYGGSSTDAIDQATFRSLHTGGVFVAMVDGSVSFVEDTIETKAGIGSRCCSPWDHMVASADGGASDTQTVVVRPRPGG; from the coding sequence ATGACGAAACACACGCTTGATTCGCACGACGGTAGAAATGGATCGCCCGCCGGATTCACGCTGGTGGAACTACTTGTCGTCATCGCCATCATTGGCATTCTTGTCGCATTGCTGTTGCCTGCGGTGCAGTCGGCTCGCGAAGCGGCTCGCCGCGCTCAATGCCAGAGTAATCTGCGGAATATCTCGTTGGCTGTGCTTAACTACGAGTCAGCCAATGGCCACCTTCCCGCCGCCATGGAGTTTCCGAACGTGGTGGACGGTCTCATTTCACCCAGCATTCAATCCAATACAAACTTCGGCGAGAGTTGGGTGATCTCAATCTTGCCCTACATGGAGAATCAACCGCTGTTCGACTCACTCACACTTCGCGACGATTCGACGGGTGAAGTCGTACCGATGAAGTCGGCGGTGAATTTGCAACAACGGGGTACCGAGATTCCCGTCATGCTTTGTCCATCGGACTCTGGCAACAACCGCACGCTCTATATCGGTCATGAAGGTAACTGGGCACGTGGCAACTACGCTGGCAGTGTCGGGCTGGGGCCGCTTTATAAGGGCTCGGTAAACGCCCAGACCAATGGTCAGCTGATCACAGGACCCAATAGTCCCGGCTGGAATGGTCGCAACAGTGGCAAAGGACCGGAAGAATCGATCCATCACCTTGTGCGAGGCGTCATGGGACCCAATGCTTCGATCAAATTGCGCCAGGTGACCGATGGTACCTCCAATACGATCATGGTTGGCGAAATTCGGGCCGGCATTAACGAACGCGATCCTCGAGGTGCTTGGGCTTTCGGGCACGCCGGTGGCAACCTGGTAGCTCACAACGGATTCAATAGCGACGACTCAGGGCCAAACTACTGTGGCGGAAACGCCGACGACATTGCCGGCCAAGGTTTCAACTGTAGTAGCGCCGAGGCCTTGAACGAGTGCATGCCCTGTTATGGTGGGAGCAGCACCGATGCCATCGATCAAGCGACTTTCCGCAGCTTACACACAGGCGGCGTTTTTGTAGCTATGGTGGATGGTTCAGTATCATTCGTCGAAGACACCATCGAAACGAAGGCTGGCATTGGCTCGCGTTGTTGCTCGCCTTGGGATCACATGGTCGCCAGCGCCGATGGAGGAGCCAGCGATACCCAAACCGTAGTGGTTCGTCCTCGCCCTGGCGGGTAA